Proteins encoded within one genomic window of Flavobacterium gilvum:
- a CDS encoding sulfite exporter TauE/SafE family protein: MISTLVIVFLVSFLSFSISVICGGGAGLMLIPVLGLMLPVSQVPAALSIGTFTSSASRLVAFRKNICWHIVKYFVPAALPAVWFGAWLLKYVNPVYLELVMGFFLVSNLMALFQKSKEINTTQKSSNFVLGLIGFSAGFISGLTGAVGLLFNRFYLRYGLAKEEIIATRAANEIILHLVKIILYFVFGLITMKVVSVGVVVAISAILSTWAMKWVLPKLSETYFRKIGYGAMVFSGFAMLFQSGSSLLFPNNLNIGNPQTHREMTSTLVWNKWNHGNFAMEYSYDAENGLDLEQTIPITELSSENRRLVFSKAKGTDKLIIEAVYSIGMYTYEAYYFKDKKLIKKLAFN, from the coding sequence ATGATAAGTACATTAGTAATTGTATTTTTAGTGAGTTTTTTATCGTTTTCAATAAGTGTAATTTGTGGGGGTGGTGCTGGACTTATGCTTATTCCTGTGCTCGGTCTTATGCTCCCGGTAAGTCAAGTTCCTGCCGCTTTGTCTATTGGGACATTTACAAGTTCAGCCTCTCGTCTTGTTGCTTTTAGAAAAAATATTTGTTGGCATATTGTAAAATATTTTGTTCCTGCGGCTTTACCTGCTGTTTGGTTTGGGGCTTGGTTACTTAAATATGTAAATCCGGTTTATCTGGAATTGGTAATGGGATTTTTTCTGGTAAGTAATTTAATGGCATTATTCCAAAAATCAAAAGAAATCAATACTACTCAAAAGTCGTCTAATTTTGTATTAGGACTTATTGGATTTTCTGCAGGATTTATATCCGGTTTAACAGGTGCAGTAGGCCTACTTTTTAACCGGTTTTACTTGCGGTATGGGCTTGCTAAAGAAGAGATTATTGCTACAAGAGCTGCAAATGAAATTATCTTGCATTTAGTTAAAATAATTTTATATTTTGTGTTTGGTTTGATTACAATGAAAGTTGTTTCCGTAGGGGTAGTTGTTGCTATTTCGGCCATACTTTCGACTTGGGCGATGAAATGGGTTTTGCCAAAATTAAGTGAGACTTATTTTAGGAAAATTGGTTATGGCGCCATGGTGTTTTCTGGATTTGCAATGTTATTTCAATCAGGTTCTAGTTTGTTATTTCCTAATAACTTAAACATTGGGAATCCTCAAACGCATAGGGAAATGACGTCAACGCTTGTATGGAATAAATGGAATCATGGGAATTTTGCAATGGAATATAGTTATGATGCTGAAAATGGTTTAGATTTAGAGCAAACTATTCCGATTACAGAACTTTCCAGTGAAAATAGAAGATTAGTATTTAGTAAAGCAAAGGGGACAGACAAACTAATTATTGAAGCGGTGTATTCGATAGGAATGTACACTTATGAGGCTTATTATTTTAAAGACAAAAAATTAATAAAGAAATTAGCCTTTAATTAA
- a CDS encoding TlpA disulfide reductase family protein produces MKNNFCTFFLLIAILVSNYSFSKEIQCKLRGNVIGENSKYLVLVSQGKDARNNGVKIPIVDGHFEHELKTPFVEQYTLVFGDELERGAFRPINFFAENGVVEFLLHSSQEFDKNTIKGGMLTNQKIAFEKEKKNIFESKAKEFSMEIGSLFKSNNYYSEDVKAIQKKFKGLANGEELNKLYKMQDELLETEKGYNPKAWVLKNKLDSIQKTAFDWQNKYIKKNQDIFSYSLLFETFQNYKQYKKIVDLEAVSSLFLIYSKKYPSHPYTKQIEEILNGIKTVKVGGQFIDFSAPTIEGKSVRVSEVIAGKVAIIDLWGSWCAPCRVTSKSYIPVYEKYKDKGFVIVGVAGEFKNTDAYKIAIAKDKYPWLNLIELDNKNGIWNKYNISNSGGSTFLIDSKGKILAIHPDAEQLEKILKELL; encoded by the coding sequence ATGAAAAACAATTTTTGCACCTTTTTTTTATTGATAGCGATTTTGGTGTCCAATTACTCATTTTCAAAGGAAATCCAATGTAAATTACGAGGTAATGTAATTGGAGAAAATTCTAAATACTTGGTGTTAGTTAGTCAAGGAAAAGACGCTAGAAATAATGGGGTGAAAATTCCAATTGTTGATGGTCATTTTGAACATGAATTGAAAACACCTTTTGTTGAACAATATACTTTGGTTTTTGGAGACGAATTGGAGAGAGGTGCATTTAGACCTATAAATTTCTTTGCGGAAAATGGTGTAGTTGAATTTTTATTACATTCGTCTCAGGAATTTGATAAAAATACAATAAAAGGAGGAATGTTGACCAATCAAAAGATTGCGTTTGAAAAAGAGAAAAAGAATATTTTTGAATCTAAAGCAAAAGAGTTTAGCATGGAAATTGGCTCTTTGTTTAAGTCTAATAATTATTATAGCGAAGATGTAAAAGCTATTCAGAAAAAATTTAAAGGTCTTGCAAACGGGGAGGAACTTAATAAACTCTATAAAATGCAAGATGAATTATTGGAAACAGAAAAAGGATATAATCCAAAAGCTTGGGTTTTAAAAAACAAGTTGGACTCGATTCAAAAAACCGCATTTGACTGGCAAAATAAGTACATCAAAAAAAATCAAGATATTTTCTCATATTCACTTTTATTTGAAACTTTTCAAAATTATAAGCAATACAAAAAGATTGTTGATTTAGAGGCGGTGTCTAGCCTGTTTTTAATATATTCAAAGAAATATCCTTCACATCCTTACACCAAACAAATAGAAGAAATTTTAAATGGTATAAAGACAGTAAAAGTTGGTGGTCAATTTATAGATTTTTCAGCACCGACAATAGAAGGGAAATCTGTTAGGGTTTCAGAAGTAATAGCAGGTAAAGTTGCTATAATAGATTTGTGGGGGTCTTGGTGTGCACCATGTAGGGTGACAAGTAAAAGTTATATTCCAGTTTATGAAAAGTATAAAGATAAAGGGTTTGTCATTGTTGGGGTTGCTGGAGAATTTAAAAACACTGATGCCTATAAAATTGCAATAGCAAAAGACAAATATCCTTGGCTAAACCTTATTGAGTTGGATAATAAAAATGGGATTTGGAACAAATATAATATTTCTAATTCAGGGGGAAGTACATTTTTAATTGATTCTAAGGGTAAGATTTTGGCGATTCACCCAGATGCGGAGCAGTTGGAAAAAATTCTTAAAGAATTATTATAA
- a CDS encoding recombinase family protein produces the protein MKKFISYYRVSRKEQGHSGLGLSAQKASVEKYVSSQDGIILNEFTEIETGTNKRERVEIHKAIEMAKNQNAVLVIAKLDRLARNVNFVSSLMDAGIEFLAVDMPSANNFTIHIFSALAEQEAKLISSRTKVALAELKKKGVELGNPKNLTSEARAKGVNKIKENALNNDRNRQAQSIILNCKEKNMSYRQIADYLNGLNFKTRYGNQFLPSTVHQLYSKTFQMVV, from the coding sequence ATGAAAAAATTTATATCGTATTACAGGGTCAGCCGAAAAGAACAAGGGCATAGTGGCTTAGGGTTATCAGCTCAAAAAGCTTCTGTAGAAAAATATGTTTCTAGCCAAGACGGAATTATTTTAAATGAATTTACTGAAATTGAAACAGGAACCAATAAACGGGAACGTGTAGAAATCCATAAGGCTATCGAAATGGCTAAGAATCAAAATGCGGTTTTGGTGATTGCTAAATTAGACCGTTTGGCTAGAAACGTGAATTTTGTCAGCTCTTTGATGGATGCAGGAATAGAGTTTTTGGCGGTAGACATGCCATCAGCTAATAATTTCACCATCCATATTTTTTCGGCTCTAGCTGAACAAGAAGCCAAATTAATCAGTTCCAGAACTAAGGTGGCACTTGCGGAACTAAAGAAAAAAGGGGTGGAATTGGGGAACCCTAAAAATTTAACCAGCGAAGCCAGAGCCAAAGGAGTTAATAAAATCAAAGAAAACGCCCTAAATAATGATAGAAATCGTCAGGCTCAGTCAATAATCCTAAATTGTAAAGAAAAAAATATGAGTTACAGACAAATAGCGGATTACCTGAATGGGTTGAACTTTAAAACCAGATATGGAAACCAGTTCTTACCATCAACCGTTCACCAGTTGTACAGTAAAACATTCCAAATGGTAGTCTGA
- a CDS encoding recombinase family protein, with translation MGLDSFKKFQKEKIVEKVEVKEIWGYTRVSSKMQLVNNSLEEQRIEIVEFANKNGYSLKNMLGGTYESASGDFTRKEFTKMIVEVKNAKRKPFAIAIKFISRFSRTGGNAISIVNELVEKTGVHLIETSTGLCTDDEKSKLEIYNKLIDSRRENIDRLEKTLPGMKSLLRAGNWLGKAPRGYTMRGKKVTDYTLIQETQSITINDEGKILKKAWDLKVRGERDYLIQKKLEKLGLKITKQALSEMWKKPFYCGILVNSLIEEPVRGNWKGLVSEEDFLKVNKTLLSGKKVADSKEYSKSKICDSRPLISFLRCECGCLLTGYVVEKKGLHYYKCQKCKNASFNAHTTKKSKLVGLNNSFENLLSKYTLNTPFIEPFKMQLNKLFGTMNTEAKDEMKSLVSQKKDLEIKIKNLDDRYFNNPNFGDEKYNKYVLQFEADLKEIEGLIELNEKKLSNHKIHVEKVVEKIKNISDCWAGGDVENKMRIQKLVFPEGLSIRAENREYLTNKVNGIFDLIPVVTRGYEGSKNEKTHQLYDGSSSVAGTGLEPVTFGL, from the coding sequence ATGGGATTAGATAGTTTTAAAAAATTTCAAAAAGAAAAAATAGTTGAAAAAGTTGAGGTAAAAGAGATTTGGGGTTATACACGAGTTAGCTCTAAAATGCAGTTGGTGAATAATAGTTTAGAAGAGCAAAGAATTGAAATCGTTGAATTTGCGAATAAGAATGGGTATTCTTTGAAAAACATGCTAGGGGGAACTTATGAAAGTGCTTCTGGAGATTTTACAAGGAAAGAATTTACGAAAATGATAGTAGAGGTAAAAAATGCGAAGAGAAAACCATTTGCAATCGCAATAAAATTTATTAGCCGTTTTTCTCGAACAGGTGGTAATGCTATTTCAATAGTAAATGAGTTAGTTGAAAAAACTGGTGTCCATTTGATAGAAACCTCAACAGGGCTTTGTACTGATGATGAAAAAAGTAAGTTGGAGATTTACAATAAGCTAATTGATTCACGGAGAGAAAATATTGATAGGTTGGAGAAAACACTGCCTGGGATGAAATCATTACTAAGAGCTGGTAATTGGTTAGGTAAAGCACCAAGAGGTTATACAATGCGAGGGAAAAAAGTCACGGATTATACTTTAATTCAAGAAACACAATCGATAACAATTAATGATGAAGGAAAGATTTTAAAAAAAGCTTGGGATTTGAAGGTACGTGGAGAACGAGACTATTTAATTCAAAAGAAACTAGAAAAATTAGGATTAAAAATCACTAAACAAGCTCTAAGTGAAATGTGGAAAAAGCCATTCTATTGTGGAATATTAGTAAATTCTTTAATCGAAGAACCTGTAAGAGGAAACTGGAAAGGATTGGTTAGTGAAGAAGATTTTTTGAAAGTAAATAAGACGCTTTTAAGCGGTAAAAAAGTTGCGGACAGCAAAGAATATTCGAAATCAAAAATTTGTGATTCTAGGCCTTTAATTAGTTTCCTAAGATGTGAATGTGGGTGTTTACTTACTGGTTATGTTGTTGAGAAAAAGGGATTACATTATTACAAGTGCCAGAAATGTAAAAATGCCAGTTTTAATGCACACACTACCAAAAAATCCAAATTGGTGGGATTGAATAATTCCTTCGAGAATTTGCTGTCAAAATACACACTTAACACTCCATTTATCGAACCATTTAAAATGCAGTTGAATAAGCTGTTTGGTACTATGAATACTGAGGCGAAGGATGAAATGAAGAGTTTAGTTTCACAGAAAAAAGATTTAGAAATTAAAATTAAAAATTTGGATGACCGTTATTTTAACAATCCAAATTTCGGTGATGAAAAATATAATAAATATGTTTTGCAATTTGAAGCCGATTTAAAGGAAATAGAAGGGCTAATAGAGTTGAATGAAAAAAAATTATCTAACCACAAAATTCATGTAGAAAAAGTAGTTGAAAAAATCAAAAATATCAGTGATTGCTGGGCTGGAGGTGATGTGGAGAATAAAATGAGGATACAAAAACTAGTGTTTCCAGAAGGTTTATCCATTAGAGCTGAAAATAGGGAATATCTAACCAATAAAGTGAACGGTATTTTTGATTTAATCCCAGTAGTTACAAGGGGTTACGAAGGTAGTAAAAATGAAAAAACCCATCAATTATATGATGGGTCGTCCTCAGTAGCGGGAACTGGACTCGAACCAGTGACCTTCGGGTTATGA
- the era gene encoding GTPase Era has protein sequence MAHKAGFVNIIGNPNVGKSTLMNAFVGERLSIITSKAQTTRHRILGIVNGEDFQMVLSDTPGIIKPAYEMQESMMDFVKSAFEDADVLIYMVEIGEQELKDEAFFNKIIHSKIPVLLLLNKIDNSNQEQLEEQVAFWTAKVPNAEIYPISALKNFNVPEVFQRIISLLPDSPPYYPKDQLTDKPERFFVNEIIREKILLNYSKEIPYAVEIVTEEFFEDEKIIRIRSVIMVERDTQKGIIIGHKGAALKKVGMDSRADLEKFFGKQIHIELYVKVNKNWRSNANMLKRFGYNQ, from the coding sequence ATGGCACATAAAGCAGGTTTTGTAAATATCATAGGGAATCCAAACGTTGGGAAATCAACGCTTATGAATGCCTTTGTTGGTGAAAGATTGTCGATTATTACCTCGAAAGCACAAACAACTCGTCATAGAATTCTCGGAATTGTAAATGGAGAAGATTTTCAAATGGTATTGTCGGACACTCCGGGAATCATCAAGCCGGCTTATGAAATGCAGGAATCGATGATGGATTTTGTAAAATCAGCTTTTGAGGATGCCGATGTTTTGATTTATATGGTCGAAATTGGGGAGCAGGAACTTAAAGACGAAGCTTTTTTTAATAAAATAATCCATTCCAAAATTCCGGTTTTGTTGTTGCTGAACAAAATTGATAATTCGAACCAAGAACAACTCGAGGAGCAAGTGGCTTTTTGGACTGCGAAAGTTCCCAATGCTGAAATTTATCCAATATCGGCGTTGAAAAATTTTAATGTGCCAGAAGTATTTCAGAGAATTATTTCATTATTGCCAGATTCTCCGCCCTATTATCCAAAAGATCAATTGACAGATAAACCAGAACGTTTCTTTGTGAATGAAATTATTCGTGAAAAAATCTTGCTGAATTACAGTAAAGAGATTCCGTATGCAGTAGAAATTGTAACCGAAGAATTTTTTGAAGACGAAAAAATTATCCGAATTCGTTCAGTAATTATGGTAGAGCGTGATACCCAAAAAGGAATTATCATTGGTCACAAAGGTGCAGCTCTGAAAAAAGTAGGAATGGATTCTCGTGCGGACTTGGAGAAATTCTTTGGGAAACAAATCCATATTGAATTGTATGTAAAAGTGAATAAAAACTGGAGAAGTAACGCTAATATGCTAAAGCGTTTTGGATATAATCAGTAG
- the der gene encoding ribosome biogenesis GTPase Der, translated as MSNIVAIVGRPNVGKSTLFNRLIQRREAIVDSVSGVTRDRNYGKSEWNGKEFSVIDTGGYIRGSDDVFEGEIRKQVELAIDEADVIIFVVDVEEGITPMDETVAKLLRKVTKPVLLAVNKVDNAMREKDAVEFYNLGLGEYFTFASISGSGTGDLLDALIDSFPEKPEPVKEEVVLPRFAVVGRPNAGKSSVINALIGKDRFMVTDIAGTTRDAIDTKFDRFGFEFNLVDTAGIRRKAKVKEDLEFYSVMRSVRAIEHADICILVIDATRGFESQDQNIFWLAVKNRKGVVILVNKWDLVEKDTMSTRDYTEKIKKELLPFTDVPILFVSALTKQRLLKALEASVQVFESRQQRIPTSKFNEFMLKIIESYPPPATKGKYVKIKYCMQLPTPTPQFVFFANLPQYVKEPYKRYLENKIRENWDFAGVPIDIYIREK; from the coding sequence ATGAGTAATATTGTTGCGATAGTAGGAAGACCTAATGTAGGGAAATCAACCCTTTTTAATAGGCTGATACAAAGAAGAGAAGCTATTGTAGATTCAGTATCTGGGGTTACCCGCGATAGAAACTATGGTAAAAGCGAGTGGAACGGAAAAGAGTTTTCTGTTATTGATACGGGAGGATATATTCGCGGATCGGATGATGTTTTTGAGGGTGAGATCCGTAAACAAGTAGAATTGGCTATAGACGAAGCCGATGTTATTATTTTTGTGGTTGATGTTGAAGAGGGGATTACCCCAATGGATGAAACGGTTGCCAAATTATTGCGCAAAGTGACCAAACCGGTTTTACTTGCTGTAAATAAGGTAGACAACGCCATGCGTGAGAAAGATGCCGTGGAATTTTATAATTTGGGATTGGGCGAATATTTTACTTTTGCCAGTATATCAGGAAGTGGAACAGGAGATTTGTTGGATGCTTTGATTGACTCTTTTCCAGAGAAACCGGAACCAGTAAAAGAAGAAGTGGTTTTGCCTCGATTTGCTGTTGTAGGTCGTCCAAATGCTGGTAAATCAAGCGTTATAAACGCTCTTATCGGGAAAGATAGATTTATGGTTACCGATATTGCGGGAACTACACGTGATGCTATTGATACTAAATTTGACCGTTTTGGTTTTGAATTCAACTTGGTGGATACAGCGGGAATCCGTCGTAAGGCCAAAGTGAAAGAAGATTTAGAATTCTATTCGGTGATGCGTTCGGTGCGTGCGATTGAGCATGCTGATATTTGTATATTGGTGATTGATGCGACACGCGGTTTTGAAAGTCAGGATCAGAATATTTTTTGGTTGGCAGTAAAAAACCGAAAAGGTGTAGTTATTTTGGTAAACAAATGGGATTTGGTTGAAAAAGATACGATGTCTACTCGTGATTATACCGAAAAAATTAAGAAAGAGTTGTTGCCATTTACAGATGTGCCAATTCTTTTTGTTTCGGCTTTGACCAAACAACGTTTATTAAAAGCTTTGGAAGCATCTGTTCAGGTTTTTGAAAGCAGACAGCAACGCATTCCTACTTCAAAATTCAACGAATTTATGTTGAAAATAATTGAGTCTTACCCGCCACCGGCGACAAAAGGAAAGTATGTAAAGATTAAATATTGTATGCAATTGCCTACGCCAACTCCGCAGTTTGTGTTTTTTGCCAATTTGCCACAATATGTAAAAGAGCCTTACAAACGTTATCTTGAAAATAAAATTAGGGAAAACTGGGATTTCGCAGGTGTACCGATAGATATTTATATTAGAGAAAAATAG
- a CDS encoding site-specific integrase, whose protein sequence is MAVKVTLRKKSISNKRQTLFLDFYPPILNENGETTRREFLKMYIFDDARNPLDKVHNKNTLALAEQIRQKRENSLNKPEIYTELESAQLKKTKKQDGNFIAYFKKLANKKNDSNRFIWLGSCEFLVMLKGEGLRFADITVELVDEFREFLETTKSKKSDKAKLSANSIKTYHDKFRSALRQAFIDGYLSEHLAEKTKAVKQADTQRNYLSLVELNTLVKTACKSPEIKIQALFSALTGLRRSDIQKLVWGEIEHVDSGYQIRFNQKKTGGSETLPISEQAYNLLGERKQSTEKVFTLIKETNQRENRYLKQWVLDAEITKKITFHCFRHTFATLQLNSGTDIYTVSKMLGHKVEKTVKLTTSFQYKLTTSSRAN, encoded by the coding sequence ATGGCTGTCAAAGTAACACTTAGAAAAAAATCAATCTCAAATAAAAGGCAAACCCTTTTTTTGGATTTTTATCCTCCTATACTAAATGAGAATGGGGAAACAACTCGTAGGGAATTTTTAAAAATGTACATCTTTGATGATGCAAGAAACCCCTTGGATAAGGTTCATAATAAAAATACTTTGGCACTTGCTGAACAAATTAGACAGAAAAGGGAAAACAGTCTTAATAAACCTGAGATCTATACTGAATTAGAGAGTGCACAACTTAAAAAGACTAAAAAACAGGATGGTAATTTTATAGCCTATTTTAAAAAGCTAGCTAATAAAAAGAATGATTCAAATAGGTTTATTTGGTTAGGTAGTTGTGAGTTTCTTGTTATGTTAAAAGGCGAGGGATTAAGGTTTGCTGATATTACAGTAGAATTAGTAGATGAGTTTAGAGAATTCCTAGAGACAACAAAAAGCAAAAAAAGTGATAAGGCTAAATTATCAGCCAATTCAATAAAAACATATCATGATAAATTTCGCTCTGCTTTACGACAGGCATTTATAGATGGTTATCTCTCAGAGCATTTGGCTGAGAAAACCAAAGCTGTAAAACAAGCTGATACCCAAAGAAACTACTTGTCGCTCGTTGAACTAAATACGCTTGTTAAAACAGCCTGTAAAAGTCCAGAAATTAAAATACAAGCGTTGTTTTCTGCTCTTACAGGATTAAGGCGTTCAGACATTCAAAAACTAGTTTGGGGGGAAATTGAACACGTTGATAGTGGTTATCAAATTAGATTTAACCAAAAGAAAACAGGAGGCTCAGAAACCTTGCCTATCTCTGAGCAAGCCTATAATTTATTGGGAGAGAGAAAACAATCTACAGAAAAGGTTTTTACGCTGATTAAGGAAACAAACCAAAGGGAAAATAGATATTTAAAACAATGGGTTTTGGATGCTGAGATTACAAAGAAGATCACTTTTCACTGCTTCCGCCACACATTTGCCACCTTACAATTAAATAGCGGTACAGATATTTACACTGTATCTAAGATGTTAGGGCATAAGGTGGAAAAAACGGTCAAATTGACCACCTCTTTCCAGTATAAATTGACCACCAGTTCCAGAGCAAACTGA
- the istA gene encoding IS21 family transposase: protein MANKITDMSKIRKVIKFYCDGKSKLFISSYLSLSRNTVKKYISLFEVLGLNFEFIDKKTDAELELLFSQTTVESISPKLQTLHNYFPKMERELKKVGVTIQHMWEQYAAINPDGYRSSQFAHYYKVWSKQVNPVMHMNHKSGDKMYVDYAGKTLSIIDSDTGEIKEVQFFVAILGASQYTYAEASMSQQKEDFVTSVENAMRFFEGTPAAIVPDNLKSAVIKSSRFEPTINETLADLAEHYETTILPTRAYKPRDKSLVEGAVKILYRRIYVTLKETKFFSLEELNQQIWDLLDIHNNRKLTGRPYSRKELFVEDEKQKLRPLPQERFEIKYQSFATVMQNGHVQLSQDKNYYSVPYQYVKKKTKLLYTRSTVEIYYKYNRIAVHQRNYKPYVYTTTPEHLASSHQFVAQWSAARFIDWAGSIDESVGEYIMQIIESRNHPEQAYKSCLGILNFEKKVGKQRLINACKRALDFRIYNFKTIQNILENNLDRIDLEQEPEHELPNHGNIRGKQYYN, encoded by the coding sequence ATGGCAAACAAAATAACAGACATGAGTAAAATTAGAAAAGTAATTAAATTCTATTGTGATGGAAAAAGTAAGTTATTTATAAGTAGCTACTTATCCCTTTCTAGGAATACGGTAAAGAAGTATATTTCTTTATTTGAAGTTCTCGGATTAAACTTTGAATTTATTGATAAAAAAACAGATGCTGAACTAGAACTTTTGTTTTCACAGACTACTGTGGAATCAATTAGTCCCAAATTACAAACACTCCATAATTATTTTCCTAAAATGGAGCGTGAGCTAAAAAAAGTTGGCGTTACCATACAACATATGTGGGAACAATATGCTGCCATAAACCCTGATGGTTACAGGAGTTCTCAATTTGCTCATTATTACAAAGTATGGAGTAAACAAGTCAATCCAGTGATGCATATGAATCATAAATCCGGTGATAAAATGTATGTTGATTATGCTGGAAAAACACTATCCATTATTGATAGCGACACTGGAGAAATCAAAGAAGTACAATTCTTTGTGGCTATATTAGGGGCTAGTCAATACACCTATGCTGAAGCTTCTATGAGCCAGCAAAAGGAAGATTTTGTTACTTCTGTAGAAAATGCCATGCGCTTTTTTGAAGGCACTCCTGCAGCAATTGTTCCAGATAATTTAAAATCTGCAGTAATAAAAAGCAGTCGTTTTGAGCCAACAATTAATGAAACTTTAGCCGACTTAGCGGAACATTACGAAACTACAATCTTGCCAACTAGAGCTTATAAACCTAGAGATAAGTCATTAGTTGAAGGGGCTGTAAAGATATTATACAGAAGAATTTATGTAACACTAAAAGAAACCAAATTCTTTTCTCTAGAAGAATTAAACCAACAGATATGGGATTTATTAGACATTCATAATAATCGAAAACTAACAGGTCGTCCTTACTCACGAAAAGAATTGTTTGTAGAAGATGAGAAACAAAAACTGCGTCCACTACCACAAGAACGCTTTGAAATCAAATATCAATCCTTTGCAACGGTAATGCAAAATGGTCATGTCCAATTAAGTCAAGACAAAAATTATTACAGCGTTCCGTATCAATATGTAAAGAAAAAAACGAAACTCTTGTACACAAGATCAACCGTAGAGATCTATTATAAATACAATCGAATAGCGGTTCATCAGCGAAATTACAAACCTTATGTCTATACCACAACTCCAGAACATTTAGCCAGTTCACATCAGTTTGTAGCTCAGTGGAGTGCTGCTCGATTCATTGATTGGGCAGGTAGTATTGATGAGTCAGTAGGAGAATATATTATGCAGATAATCGAAAGCAGAAACCATCCTGAACAGGCTTATAAAAGTTGTTTAGGAATACTAAACTTTGAAAAAAAGGTTGGTAAGCAGCGATTAATAAATGCCTGTAAACGAGCGCTTGACTTTAGAATTTACAATTTTAAGACCATCCAAAATATTTTAGAAAACAACTTAGATCGTATTGATTTAGAACAGGAACCTGAGCATGAACTTCCGAACCACGGAAACATAAGAGGCAAACAGTATTATAATTAA
- the istB gene encoding IS21-like element helper ATPase IstB: MNESTVTKMRQMKLYGMFNAFKTAIESGRTDHYTLDQFVSMIIDAEWDERHNRRIERSIKNAKFHYKSNIENVNFDVSRNLDRNTVLRLAECEFVEKNENILITGSTGVGKSYLGTALGYQACIHGYKVSYFNTSKLFAKLKMAKADGSYLRELAKIERQDVIILDDFGLQALDSQNRITLLEIIEDRHNNGSIIVTSQIPVQGWYDIIGEKTIADAILDRLIHQAHRLELHGESMRKKRGINKE; the protein is encoded by the coding sequence ATGAATGAATCCACAGTAACAAAAATGAGACAAATGAAACTTTACGGAATGTTTAATGCTTTTAAAACAGCGATTGAAAGCGGAAGAACAGACCACTACACACTCGATCAATTTGTATCGATGATTATTGATGCTGAATGGGACGAAAGGCACAATCGTCGTATAGAACGCAGTATAAAGAATGCTAAATTCCATTACAAATCAAATATTGAAAATGTCAATTTTGATGTATCCCGCAATCTTGACCGGAATACAGTTCTTCGTCTGGCAGAATGCGAATTTGTTGAAAAAAATGAAAACATCTTAATCACAGGAAGTACAGGTGTAGGCAAAAGTTATTTAGGTACCGCATTGGGTTACCAAGCCTGTATTCATGGCTATAAAGTAAGCTATTTTAATACTTCGAAGCTGTTTGCTAAATTAAAAATGGCCAAAGCAGATGGTTCTTACCTAAGAGAACTTGCCAAAATTGAAAGGCAAGACGTTATCATACTTGACGATTTTGGACTCCAGGCATTAGATAGTCAAAACCGAATTACACTTTTGGAGATTATTGAAGACAGGCATAATAACGGTTCTATAATTGTTACATCGCAAATTCCTGTACAAGGTTGGTATGATATAATTGGCGAAAAAACTATAGCTGACGCAATTTTGGATAGACTTATACATCAAGCCCACAGACTCGAATTGCATGGGGAATCTATGAGAAAGAAAAGAGGAATAAACAAGGAATAA